TGGAGAGTTACTAAAGTAACACCGAAGGAGATTAATCTCTCAGGTAAACAAGACAGAGTGGCATATGGTTATGCTATTTCTGTCTTTTATTTTTTTAAGTTTTATGCGATAAATTGAAAGGTTTGGGAATGCTAATGTATGGTGAGTTTTTTATTCTAAGTAATAATCCAGCCATTATTGCTAACTATAATAAAGTTGAAGCAGTAAATGGTGATTTGCTTGCAGTATTAAATACCGCACGTGATTATATTCATTTGGGTCATAAACTACTAACACATCCGTTAGTGGGAAGTGTAAAGCCAAACGAGACTCCCTATAAATCAGTTATAGTTTGTAAAGAAATAACAGGTTTAGATCATGAGTCATTATCGGTAATAGAAGG
This Clostridium sp. 'deep sea' DNA region includes the following protein-coding sequences:
- a CDS encoding GrdX family protein, encoding MYGEFFILSNNPAIIANYNKVEAVNGDLLAVLNTARDYIHLGHKLLTHPLVGSVKPNETPYKSVIVCKEITGLDHESLSVIEGSLKVAKKMLEERPLPEWNERIKQDFQVIDQSLLDSALKSLSVY